The Aeromonas jandaei genomic interval GCTCTGGTGTAGGAGGTCTGGCCGTTGCTATCCTTGAGCACGAAGAAACCGCTGCCGGAGATGGCCAGATCCAGACCACGGCCGGTACGCATCACGTCACCATTGCGGTCAAAGTTCTGGGATACGTTGTTCATCTCGACCCCGCCCGCCTGACCGCCACCATAGATGGCAGCAAACTCGGCACGGCTCGACTTGAAGCCTGCGGTACTGGCGTTAGCCACGTTGTTGCTGATAACGCTCAATTCCTGGTTTACGGCGCGCAGGCCGCTCAATCCGATACTGAAAGACACAATTTCGCTCCTGTTTGATTACGCCGATTTGCCGAACTGAATGGCACTGAAGAGGGGGACGTCACCCACGCCAGCGACCTGCAACATGATCTCGCCCGTGCCGGGCAGGGTGACGCGATCCACCTTGCTGGCGACATAGTTTTTGGACGTGGTGGCAACCCCGTTGAGGGATGCCTTGACCTCGAAGCTGTACTCCCCGGCGGGCAGCTCCGGCAGTTCATAATCCAGCCCGCCAGCCTTGCTTTCACCCCAACTCTTGGTCGCCACCAGGGTGCCATGCTCGTCATAAACCTTGAGCTCGACCTGATCGGCGGCGCCCGCCAGTTCGACCTGACCGCGAATGGCTTTGTCATCGCTCTTGGTCAGGGTCTTGCTCGGTACCATCACCTCTTTGTCGATAAGGTCGGTACTCTGCAGGACCTGCTGGGTATCCATCATGTTGATGGACTTCTGCTGCAGCAGCTTCAGGCTCTCGACCCCTTCCACCATGCTGAACTGGGCCAGCTGGGTGACATATTGGGCGCCATCCAGCGGGTTGGTGGGATCCTGGTTCTGGATCTGGGCCACCATCATCTGCAGAAATTCGTTGCGCAGTTGCATGCCGCTCTGGGCACTCTGGCCAGTGGCAGAGCCCGCCGCCGCATTGTTGGGGGCGATATCCGGGGTAGCAGAGCGCTGGCTGGCACCACGGGCGGTATCAAGGGTACTTACCTGAGGCAGACTCACGGCTTAGACCCCCTGACCAAGACGCAGCAGACCCTGCTGCATGCTGTTGATGCGATTGATCACCTCGACCGAGGTCTCAAAACCGCGGGAGGCACTCATCATGTCGGCCATCTCCTCCACCGCATTGACGTTGGAGTAGTAAACAAAACCGTCTTTATCGGCGATCGGGTTGGTCGGTTCGAGACGCTTCTCGACCTGACGATCGGACTGCACTATGCCGGCGATCTGAGCCTGTGCAGACCCCAGCGCCTCTGCATCCTGCACGCGCTGATAGAGAGTGGAGAAAACCGGCTTGATGGCGCGAAACGCGGCATCTTCACTGCCGGCTGCACTGTCCACGTTCGCCAGATTGGAGGCGACGGTATCGAGTCGCACGGTTTGCGCCCGCATGGCACTGCCGGCGATGTCATAGATTCGGTTGAACGACATGATTAACGCCCCTCGATCGCTTTGGCGATCCCGGTGATTTTCATATTCAGGAAGGTCAGGCTGGTCTGGAAATCCGTGGCATTGTTGGCAAACTTGCTCTGCTCGACGCTGAGCTCAGCGGTATTGCCATCCATGGATGCCTGATAGGGGATGCGATAGAGCGGATGCTGCATATCGTCAGCCATGGTGCCCTGACTGATGGCAGCGCTCTCCTCGCCTGCCGCAACTTGCTGTGCGACACGGCCAAGAATCGTCTTATAATCGACGTCCCGGGCCAGATAGCCGGGGGTATCCACATTGGCCAGATTCCCGGCCAGAATACGCGCCCGGTCAGCCCGGATATCAAGGGCATAAGGGTGTACGCCAAGAGCGCTGTCAAATGAGATACTCATGCTTCATCCTTTTATGAATCAGTCAGACCGGTGCACTCGTTATCAAGACTCATGCCAATCATGAAGATCCCTTATTTGCGCCGGATGCAGCGCTGCCCCTGGCTGACCACATTGATAAAAGGGGAAGTACCGTTTCCCGTATGGAAGCGCTCAGGCCTCTTCTGGCTGCTGATGCTGGCAAGCCCGCTGCACGCTGAACCCGGTGAACTGTCGCAACAGGTCGGTGCCCGCCTCAAGGAGGATGCAAGTCAGACCCTGCATGCCTACCTGCAACAACAGGGCTGGGCAATCCCGGAGGTGGACTATCAGGTGTGGATCTCTCCGGCGGTGGAACACCTTCCTCCCTGCCAGCAAGAGATCCGCTTGCAGGCAGGGGGCCAATATCGCCAGCCGTGGGGTCGTCGCCCCTACCTGGTCGAGTGTGCCAACCCCTCCTGGCAGCTGAGAGCCCGGGTCGAGGTCACGCTCATGCTGCCAGTCTGGATGACGGCCAGGGAGATCCGGAAAGGCCAGACCATTCAGGCAGCAGACCTCGTCGAGGAGTCGCTGGATGTCAGCAGACTGCAGCGAGGCTTCATTCCCGTCTCCGAGTCGCTGACAGGCAGCAAGGCCAATCGCAATCTCAGGATGGGGCAGTTGATTGGCGAACTGGACCTGCAGAAGGCCTGGGCGGTGAAGGAGGGTGAAGGGGTGTTGATCCGGGCCGGTCAGGGTGGATTCTCGGCCACAACCCGCGGCACAGCGTTGGCAAGCGGCGCCATCGGCGATGGCATCAAGGTACGCAACAGCAGCTCAGGCAAAGAGATCCAGGCCTGGGTCATCGCAAAAGGGGAAGTCGAAACCCGTTTTTGAACCCGTATAAGGGTTTTTATTCAAGTTAGGCCGACCTTGGGTCGCTTTGCAGAGATAGACCACCAGGAATTGACGTTATGAAAATCACACGCACCGACCCGCTCTACGTTCAGACCCAGTTGCAACGCAAGCAGGATGGCGCGCCAGCCCAAGTCGAGGCGCGCGCTACCAAGGCTGACGCCCAGATCAGCAGCACGGCACAGGTTGTCAATCAGGCGAGAGCCCAGCTTGCCACCACATCCGACGTGGATATGGAAAAAGTGAACCGGATCCGTCAGGCCATCAGCGAAGGAAAACTGGAACTCGATATGGATGCACTGGGTCAGGCCATTCTGGATATGCACCGCCGATGAGCATGGAGCCGAAGCAGCGGATCAAGGAGCTGATCCTGGGCATCCAGCAAGATTGCAGCCGCTACGCCGAGCTGCGGAGCCTGTTGCTGCGCCAGCACGGCTTGCTGGCAGCTCACGATGTCGATGGGCTGGCAACCCACAACCAGCAGCAGACAAGGCTGATGGCCGATGTGCAAAAACAGGCTCAGCAACGTTGCCACCATCTGCTCGCTCTGGGACTGAAACCGGATGAAAAGGGGATGGCGACCCTGATTGCCAAACTGCCTGCCACCATGCAGCCAAAAGTCGCTAGCCAGTGGCAACAACTCGAACTGCTGTTGCAGCAGTGTCTGCGCCAGAACGATCTCAACGGCCGTCTGCTGGCTGGGCAGATAGAGACCATCAACACGCTGCTGGGTCAGGAGCATGCTTACGGCCAGCTGGAGCGTTTTCCCGACTAGTTCCCCTCTTTGAGCTGACGGTGGCGCAAGCCGGAAAGCTCGTCGAGCTGGCGCTGATCCCGCAGCTCCCGCTGCTGGCTGATGGCTCGTTCACGCTTGTCCAGCAGGTGCTCCAGTCCCTTGACCCGACCAAACTGCCTGACCACCTCCCCTTCATGGCGCTCCAGATCCAGCTTGGCCAGTGCCGATTGCTGCACCTGATGGGCCAGCAGATGACGCAACTGGCGATCCATCTGCTGCTTGTTCTGCCACAGCAAGGGATGGAAAGTGGCCGAACCGGGACTCAGCGAGCCGATCACCTCCTGCAACCGCAAGGCTCTCTGCTCTTCCCTTATCGCCTCTTCCCGCAAGCGCTGACGCTCCTTGCCGAGCGCCTCCAGCGCCTCCTGCTGCAAGCCGAGATAGGATTTCAACATGGCGACCTCCTATTACCTGCCCAGAACCTGCTTGAGCCCAGCCACGACCTGAGCCAGCGGGGTCTCTTCATGGATCCCCTGCTGCAGGAAGGCGGCAATGGCCGGGTAACGTTGTACCGCTTCGTCCATCTGGGGATCTGCCCCCGGTTGATAGCCACCGAGCGGCAGCAATTCACGCACCTGCTGATAGCGCCCCCACAACTGACGCAAGGTGACCGCCAGCTGCTGCCAGTCAGTCGGCACCACTTGCGGCATCACCCGGCTCACCGAAGCGCCGATGTCGATGGCCGGGTAGTGTCCCTCTTCCGCCAGACGACGGGTCAGCACTATGTGACCATCCAGAATGGCACGGGCCGAGTCGACTACCGGGTCCTGCTGATCATCCCCTTCCGCCAACACGGTGTAAAAGGCACTCAGGCTGCCATCAGGGTGGGTACCGTTGCCGGCCCGCTCCACCAGCTGGGTCAGCATGCTGAACACCGATGGCGGGTAGCCGCGCGTCGCCGGCGGCTCACCGATAGCCAGTGCGATTTCGCGCTGGGCCTGGGCGTAGCGGGTGAGGGAGTCCATCAATAGCAGTACATCCTGGCCCCGCTCACGAAAATATTCGGCAAGACGATGGCAAAGCTGGGCGGCACGCAACCGCATCAGAGGAGATTGATCCGCAGGAGCGGCCACCACCACCGAGCGGGCCAGACCTTCCGCACCGAGACTGTGCTCGATGAACTCGCGGACTTCACGACCCCGTTCACCAATCAGCCCCACGATGACGATCTGTGCCGTAGTGTTGCGGGTCATCATGCCGAGCAGCATGCTCTTGCCCACGCCGGAACCGGCAAACAGGCCCAGTCGCTGCCCCTTGCCAACCGTCAGCAAGCCATTGATGGCACGGATACCCACATCAAGAGGTTCACGGATCGGCGTGCGCAACAGCGGATTGGGCGGAGAAGAGAAGAGTGCAACGCGCTCCCCCTCGTCACGAAGAGGACGGCCATCCAGCGGCTGCAACAGCCCATCGACAACCCGGCCCAGCAGATGCTCGCCGACCCTGATTGTCTCTTCGCCATCGATTGGCAACACCCGGGCTCCGGCGTAAAGCCCTCCCATGGGCTGCAGCGGCATCAGATAGGAGATCTCCCGGTTGAAACCCACCACCTCTGCCAACAGAGAGTCGCCGGATGCCGTATCGACCCGGCAGCGCTGCCCCATCACCAGCTGGCAGCCGATTACCTCAAGGGTCAGCCCCGTTACGCGAACCAGTCGGCCATAGCGGCGAAAACCGGGCACCTCGTCAAAGCAGTCGAGCGCCGAGGTGAGCGCCTGTTGCAGAGCTTCATGCATGCTGCGGCAGTTCCAGCGTGCTGTTCAGCTGCTCGATGCAGGAGGCAAGGCGCTCGCCGGTATTGACCTCGATCACCGCCGCCCGTGTTTCGATGCGGGCATCGCCAATGGCCAGATTGGGGTCTACCTGCAACGGCCACCCTTCGCAACGGGTGACTCCCTGTTCGGCCAGACGCTGGCGATCCCCCTCATTGAGATAGATGACCAGCTCTTCCGAAGCGGCAGGCAGAGTCGCCAGCGCCTGCTCCACCTGACTGAGTACCTGCTGGGGATTGAGGGTAAATTCGGCCTGGATAACCCGCTTGGCCACCTGGGCCACCAGCTGGGCAATCAGCGCTTTCTGCTCCTGCATCTTTACCCGGGTCAGGGATTCCCACTGCTCCTGCAGCTTGGCAAAGGGCACCATGGCCTGATCGAAAGAGGCGCGCCCCTCCGCCAACCCCTGAGCGAAGCCGCGGGTTTGTCCCTGCTGCAGCCCCTTGGCCTCCCCTTCCACCAGACCGCTGGTCAGTCCCTGCTGATATCCGGATTGATACCCTTCGTCGTGACCTTGCTCCAGCCCCTGCTGATAACCAAACTCGAACTGCTCCTGCTGACTCTGGGCCTCTTCCCCGCTCTGTCCCAAGGCCGGAAAGCGGTAGAGCCGGGTCGGGCCTGGCATCAACTTGCGCACATAGTGACTCATCAATGCCCCCTGTTAGCTGACCGTCGGTTCTTCGAACAGCTGGAACTCGATCTCGCCCTGCTCCACCAATTCGCGGACCAGTTGCATGATCTCCTCTCGGGCCTGCTCGACCTTGCGCAGGGAGACGCTGCCCTGATGCTGGATCTGATCTTCCAGTGCCTGAGCCATCCGCTTCGGCATGGCGCCGAGCACCACCTTGCGGAAGCTGGTCTCGGTATTCTTGAGGGCCAGTGCCAGCAGCTCGCTCGGGATCTCCTGCACCAGACGCTGCAGGGTTTCGTCGCTCTGGCGACGCAACGTCATGAAGTCGAACATGTTCTTTTCGATTTCCAGCGCCATGTCACCATCGTGTTCACGCAGCAGCGAGAGCATCTGCTCCTTGTCGCCCTGATAGCGGTTGAGGATATCGGCAACCTGCCGCACGCCATTCACCTTGGCTCCGGACTGGTCAGCGACATAGGCAAGACAACGATCCAGCGTCAGCCTGAGTTCACCCAGAACATGCTCGCTGACACTGCTGAGACTGGCGACCCGCACCAGCAGATCGTCGTGCACCGAGCCGGGCAGCTCATCCAGTACCGCGGAAGCGGTCTGGGGTGGCAGGAACGCCAGCAGCACCGCCTGCATCTGCGGGTGCTCATTGCGGAAGAAACGGGCCAGCACATCGGCAGGTACCCACTGCAACCGCTGGATATCCTGACTCATCACATCACCGTAGAGGCTGTCGAGCAGGCTGCGGGAGAGACGCTGACCAAGGGCCAGGTCGAGAGTCTGTTCCAGATATTCGCGGGAGGCGCTGCCAATCCCGCTCTGTTCACGATACTGGTTGAAGAACTGCTGCAAGGTTCATCGGGCCTCCATCGAACTGACGCCGGAGAGACCCGCCATCTTGGAGATAAGGCGCTGCACTTCATCGCGGGAGAGCTTTTGCATCACCTTGGCAGCGGCCTCAGTTCCCATGCTCAACAGCAGGATGGCCGCTTTCTCCAGGTTGTCGATATCGATATCGACGGCTTTCTGGTTCAGGTTAACGTTGTTCATTGCCACTTACCCATGCTCTCACCACTTCCGCTACCCGAGCGGTATCTTTGTCAACCAGCAACTGCAGATGCTTGAGTTGTACTTCCAGCTCGGAACCCGGCTCCGGCAATGCCTCCAGATCCAGAGAAGAGAAGTGCGGCTCCCGCTCGTTGTCGGAACGGATCAGACCATTGCTCATCGGCGGCGCCGTCAGGGCAACATCATCATCCCGCCGCATGGAGAGACCCACGGTCGGCTCCAGCTCATCATCCAGCTCGTCAGAGAGCGTATCTTCATCCGGCGCCTGCTGGGTGCGAACCAGATGCTTCACCAACGGGCGGATACCGAAGAAGACCAGCGTCAGGCCAAGCAGGCCACCCACCAGATAACGGAGCGAATCCTGCCAGTAAGGGGTCTCCCACCAGCTCGATTCGGGCGGAGCAATCGGCGCAGCGCCGGTGAAGTCGAACACTTGCAGGCTGATCTGATCTCCACGAGCCTCATCAAAGCCCACCGAGCGCTCGACCATCTGCCGGATCTGCGCCAGCTGCTCATCATTCCAGCCTCCTTTCGGGGCGCTCTGATGATTGAGCAGTACGGAGACGTTCATCTTCTCGAGCCGTCCCTGCTGATAGCGGGTGTGTACTATGGTGCGGCTGTTTTCGTACTGCTTGCTGACCTCCTGCCGCTCGGTGCGGGAGTCATTTTTCTGATTTTCCGTGGTGGCTGCCGCGGTCTGATTCTGGGTCGCCGGATCACTTTTGGGTGCCGTTTCGGGAGGACGATTGGACAGAGCGCCGGGGATACCCAGTGCCAGCGCATCGATGGTTTTGTCCGATTTGCTCGACTCCTTGGTCACCACCCCTTGTGGATCCAGCTGCTGCTGGGTCTCCTCCACCGCATTGAAGTTGACGTCTGCGGCGATCTGCACCCGGAAGTTGCCGGTGCCCAGCATGGGATAGAGCATGTCGCTGGCACGCTGACGAATGTACTGCTCCAGCTTGCGCACATACTCCATCTGCTGCACGCTCTGCTTGCCAAAACCGGCCTTGTCGCCGAGTTCGGCACTCAGCAGCTGGCCAGCCTGATCGACAATGGTGACCGCCCCCGGTTTCATGCCGGAGATACTGCCTGCCACCAGGTTGGCAATGGCCTCGACCTGGCCGGGCTCCATGGCCTGACCGGGCTGCAGATCGAGCATCACGGATGCACTTGGTTTCTCCTCGTCACGACCGACAAAGAGAGTGCGCTTGGGAATGGCGAGATGGACGCGGGCACTG includes:
- a CDS encoding flagellar hook assembly protein FlgD, which codes for MSLPQVSTLDTARGASQRSATPDIAPNNAAAGSATGQSAQSGMQLRNEFLQMMVAQIQNQDPTNPLDGAQYVTQLAQFSMVEGVESLKLLQQKSINMMDTQQVLQSTDLIDKEVMVPSKTLTKSDDKAIRGQVELAGAADQVELKVYDEHGTLVATKSWGESKAGGLDYELPELPAGEYSFEVKASLNGVATTSKNYVASKVDRVTLPGTGEIMLQVAGVGDVPLFSAIQFGKSA
- the flgCL gene encoding lateral flagellar basal body rod protein FlgCL; translation: MSFNRIYDIAGSAMRAQTVRLDTVASNLANVDSAAGSEDAAFRAIKPVFSTLYQRVQDAEALGSAQAQIAGIVQSDRQVEKRLEPTNPIADKDGFVYYSNVNAVEEMADMMSASRGFETSVEVINRINSMQQGLLRLGQGV
- the lfgB gene encoding lateral flagellar basal body rod protein LfgB, which translates into the protein MSISFDSALGVHPYALDIRADRARILAGNLANVDTPGYLARDVDYKTILGRVAQQVAAGEESAAISQGTMADDMQHPLYRIPYQASMDGNTAELSVEQSKFANNATDFQTSLTFLNMKITGIAKAIEGR
- the lfgA gene encoding lateral flagellar basal body P-ring formation protein LfgA, producing the protein MKIPYLRRMQRCPWLTTLIKGEVPFPVWKRSGLFWLLMLASPLHAEPGELSQQVGARLKEDASQTLHAYLQQQGWAIPEVDYQVWISPAVEHLPPCQQEIRLQAGGQYRQPWGRRPYLVECANPSWQLRARVEVTLMLPVWMTAREIRKGQTIQAADLVEESLDVSRLQRGFIPVSESLTGSKANRNLRMGQLIGELDLQKAWAVKEGEGVLIRAGQGGFSATTRGTALASGAIGDGIKVRNSSSGKEIQAWVIAKGEVETRF
- the flgM gene encoding flagellar biosynthesis anti-sigma factor FlgM, which translates into the protein MKITRTDPLYVQTQLQRKQDGAPAQVEARATKADAQISSTAQVVNQARAQLATTSDVDMEKVNRIRQAISEGKLELDMDALGQAILDMHRR
- the lfgN gene encoding lateral flagellar protein LfgN; protein product: MSMEPKQRIKELILGIQQDCSRYAELRSLLLRQHGLLAAHDVDGLATHNQQQTRLMADVQKQAQQRCHHLLALGLKPDEKGMATLIAKLPATMQPKVASQWQQLELLLQQCLRQNDLNGRLLAGQIETINTLLGQEHAYGQLERFPD
- the lfiJ gene encoding lateral flagellar protein LfiJ, with translation MLKSYLGLQQEALEALGKERQRLREEAIREEQRALRLQEVIGSLSPGSATFHPLLWQNKQQMDRQLRHLLAHQVQQSALAKLDLERHEGEVVRQFGRVKGLEHLLDKRERAISQQRELRDQRQLDELSGLRHRQLKEGN
- the lfiI gene encoding lateral flagellar FliI-like assembly ATPase LfiI, with translation MHEALQQALTSALDCFDEVPGFRRYGRLVRVTGLTLEVIGCQLVMGQRCRVDTASGDSLLAEVVGFNREISYLMPLQPMGGLYAGARVLPIDGEETIRVGEHLLGRVVDGLLQPLDGRPLRDEGERVALFSSPPNPLLRTPIREPLDVGIRAINGLLTVGKGQRLGLFAGSGVGKSMLLGMMTRNTTAQIVIVGLIGERGREVREFIEHSLGAEGLARSVVVAAPADQSPLMRLRAAQLCHRLAEYFRERGQDVLLLMDSLTRYAQAQREIALAIGEPPATRGYPPSVFSMLTQLVERAGNGTHPDGSLSAFYTVLAEGDDQQDPVVDSARAILDGHIVLTRRLAEEGHYPAIDIGASVSRVMPQVVPTDWQQLAVTLRQLWGRYQQVRELLPLGGYQPGADPQMDEAVQRYPAIAAFLQQGIHEETPLAQVVAGLKQVLGR
- the lfiH gene encoding lateral flagellar assembly protein FliH; amino-acid sequence: MSHYVRKLMPGPTRLYRFPALGQSGEEAQSQQEQFEFGYQQGLEQGHDEGYQSGYQQGLTSGLVEGEAKGLQQGQTRGFAQGLAEGRASFDQAMVPFAKLQEQWESLTRVKMQEQKALIAQLVAQVAKRVIQAEFTLNPQQVLSQVEQALATLPAASEELVIYLNEGDRQRLAEQGVTRCEGWPLQVDPNLAIGDARIETRAAVIEVNTGERLASCIEQLNSTLELPQHA
- the fliFL gene encoding lateral flagellar M-ring protein FliFL → MVTSPQGASDSFRTRVQEGLRNWRSLSRDNKSILTIALLAAIVAGTIVVILWTSSKNYVPLYGKQELYDTANIMEMLEKEQVPFRLEKSSGQILVPENQLAHVRMALAARGVRAAMPAGLEGLDNVTGLGTSEFMEGARYRHALEGELARTIISLDAVRSARVHLAIPKRTLFVGRDEEKPSASVMLDLQPGQAMEPGQVEAIANLVAGSISGMKPGAVTIVDQAGQLLSAELGDKAGFGKQSVQQMEYVRKLEQYIRQRASDMLYPMLGTGNFRVQIAADVNFNAVEETQQQLDPQGVVTKESSKSDKTIDALALGIPGALSNRPPETAPKSDPATQNQTAAATTENQKNDSRTERQEVSKQYENSRTIVHTRYQQGRLEKMNVSVLLNHQSAPKGGWNDEQLAQIRQMVERSVGFDEARGDQISLQVFDFTGAAPIAPPESSWWETPYWQDSLRYLVGGLLGLTLVFFGIRPLVKHLVRTQQAPDEDTLSDELDDELEPTVGLSMRRDDDVALTAPPMSNGLIRSDNEREPHFSSLDLEALPEPGSELEVQLKHLQLLVDKDTARVAEVVRAWVSGNEQR